A window of Candidatus Polarisedimenticolia bacterium genomic DNA:
CCTCAGACCTGGCGACCGGATACGAATACGACGTTCAGACCCAACGCTTTGTGCCCACTCCTCTGGATTCTCGTAACGTGCCGCCTGCGGGATCTGTCAGCGCGACGGCCCCGGACATGGCGCGATTCCTCATGGCACATCTTCAGGAAGGACGGTTCGGGGAAACACGGATCCTACTGGAAGACACGGCGCGGCGGATGCACGCGCGACAGTTCACGCATCATCCCCGGCTCCCCGGGTTGACGTTCGGCTTCCTGGAGCAGAACTACCGCGGCGTGCGCTTGCTGCAGCATCCGGGTAGCGCCCCTGGATATTCCGCCCTCGCGATTCTCGTTCCGGAGCATGGTCTGGGCCTTTTCGTCGCCACCAATACCAACGCCCTCGGAGTGAATCGTGGCGTGGCCCGGGAGGTGCTCGACTTCTTCCTACCGGACCCGGGGCCGACCACGCTCCCGACTCCGCCCGCCCGCTCTTCGACACGCACGGGACTTGACGGATGCTACCAATCGACGCGCTACGGTCATCGCTCCATTGAAAAGTTCGCCATCTGGGACAGCCAGGTCTGCGTGACGACCACTCCTGCCGGGACTTTGCGATTGGAAGATCGCCGTGGCAGCGGCAGCGAATGGGTGGAGGTCGAGCCGTTTGTTTTCCGCAGCACAAGCCGGGACGAGCTCCTAGCTTTCCGTGAAGAAGCGGGGCGAATCACCTACATGTTCGGCGATCAGATCGGCTTCCCCACGGCTTTCGAGAAGCTCCCCTGGTGGGATTCGATTCGGTTCCAGCTGCCGTACGTACTGACGCTCCTGGCCGTGATGGCCAGCACATTCACCGCTTGGCCCATCATGGCGTGGGCGAGCCGGCTTGCTCATCGGCGACGGCTCGTTGCGCATCGATCGGGCGCCCAGAAAGTCGCGCTTGCAGTCGCGGTGCTGACGGGAATGTTGACGGTGGTGCTGATGGCCGGACTGGATGCCTGGATCGGCAACAGTGCGTACCGAATGACGCTCGTCCGTGGAATGACCCGCGAAATGGTGGCGCTCCTTTGGCTGGCCCTCGGCTTCACGGCGTTGGCACTCTTGATGGCGATGTTCACAGCAGGTGCCTGGCGCCA
This region includes:
- a CDS encoding serine hydrolase domain-containing protein, translated to MHLPRVLLACCGLWVGVAASARAQAGFRYAGAKSEPGEASTRTLEEAHAPATHEKLRVAVDAVLAKAVADGDVPGALIIVVKDGQVVLLRGYGFANLEAKIPVNPQSTLFYLASLTKPFTATAVMQLVERGKLDLRVDVNRYLTAFQVDPDFQEPVTLEQLLTHTAGFDDKNIGYTARTAAEVRPLGDYLAHELPPRVRPPGQVTAYSNYGYGLAGYLVEVASGKPYADFLQENVFRPLGMSRTTARIPLPPELASDLATGYEYDVQTQRFVPTPLDSRNVPPAGSVSATAPDMARFLMAHLQEGRFGETRILLEDTARRMHARQFTHHPRLPGLTFGFLEQNYRGVRLLQHPGSAPGYSALAILVPEHGLGLFVATNTNALGVNRGVAREVLDFFLPDPGPTTLPTPPARSSTRTGLDGCYQSTRYGHRSIEKFAIWDSQVCVTTTPAGTLRLEDRRGSGSEWVEVEPFVFRSTSRDELLAFREEAGRITYMFGDQIGFPTAFEKLPWWDSIRFQLPYVLTLLAVMASTFTAWPIMAWASRLAHRRRLVAHRSGAQKVALAVAVLTGMLTVVLMAGLDAWIGNSAYRMTLVRGMTREMVALLWLALGFTALALLMAMFTAGAWRHGWWTLWGRVYYSIISMTALLFVLFLAQWNLLGFRY